In Melanotaenia boesemani isolate fMelBoe1 chromosome 16, fMelBoe1.pri, whole genome shotgun sequence, the following proteins share a genomic window:
- the ncoa4 gene encoding nuclear receptor coactivator 4 isoform X1 has protein sequence MTSKSRFRSKGTRMPLMEAEVVPASGLNQCQQAQDQLENAINGVMKAEQQLRENAREVRSELQSCVSRQQEALRCREVWLLGQIELLEQVKTETLQQQLHQLHRLRGQFDVISHQLQSSNSSNDLNNQLTSCMEKLSSLNLTPEETPEMSFHADTRSLRQAITSFGSITAQLVEGVSCQSPTFQSCPIADNKQNEMAVLGDWLLGTRPTSSSTPISYQSSKNPQDWLLSHKESKTSCPVLASMDFLQAWGQLRDLEAWLLQDQNQNPVIRERTNSSSSSSSISIEKIDESEFIIPFEEEEEELSDWLITPPTVAVETRSDAERWRRVLKPFEDGWSSSEWLVEPPRQECSSCCQTSSAIEIENLGQLKCLKTPPISTPTSPTTAPAASLEAWLQTVVPVKQNCRANEPCSTYGDCVCEENCGKEALSRWLLQQEGRDKNGVPVAKNAPPTAKNIPPTMFHREQEQKVQAILEAWLHPSTTSSCRTSPPTAWVTPEENTKMVHSSQFQPSSSSPFQHPLDPNLWVLPGKTSAPESGGPACPAEEDKWLLKKRSQAQERLVLPTVCDLFSCMKVGGDKDKWLHRGPVQM, from the exons ATGACATCTAAGTCGAGGTTCCGCAGTAAAGGCACACG GATGCCACTGATGGAGGCGGAGGTGGTGCCAGCCAGCGGGCTGAACCAGTGCCAGCAGGCCCAGGATCAGCTGGAGAACGCCATCAACGGCGTTATGAAGGCCgagcagcagctcagagagaATGCCAGAGAG GTGCGCTCGGAGCTGCAGAGCTGCGTGAGCCGCCAGCAGGAGGCGCTGCGCTGCAGGGAGGTGTGGCTGCTCGGACAGATTGAGCTGCTGGAACAAGTTAAGACGGAAACTTTGCAACAGCAGCTGCACCAGCTTCACCGG CTCAGAGGTCAGTTTGACGTCATCTCCCATCAGCTGCAGAGCTCTAACAGCAGCAACGACCTGAACAACCAGCTGACCAGTTGCATGGAGAA GTTGTCCTCTCTGAACCTGACACCCGAAGAAACACCTGAGATGAGTTTCCATGCCGACACTCGCTCTCTGAGGCAGGCCATCACCTCGTTCGGCAGCATCACTGCGCAG CTAGTGGAGGGCGTGTCCTGTCAGAGCCCCACCTTTCAGAGTTGTCCCATCGCAGACAACAAGCAG AATGAGATGGCGGTTCTGGGCGACTGGCTGCTGGGAACCCGTCCAACAAGCAGCAGCACTCCTATTAGTTACCAGTCTAGCAAGAACCCTCAGGATTGGCTGCTGTCTCACAAGGAGAGCAAG aCTTCCTGTCCCGTCCTGGCCTCGATGGACTTCTTGCAGGCCTGGGGCCAGCTCAGAGACCTAGAGGCTTGGCTccttcaggaccagaaccagaaccctgTCATCAGGGAGAggaccaacagcagcagcagcagctcctccaTCTCCATCGAGAAGATTGACGAATCAGAATTCATCATTCCGtttgaggaagaggaggaagagctaAGTGACTGGCTCATTACCCCGCCCACTGTTGCCGTGGAGACCAGGTCAGATGCAGAGCGGTGGCGGCGCGTGCTGAAGCCCTTCGAGGACGGCTGGTCATCCAGCGAGTGGCTGGTGGAGCCGCCCCGGCAGGAGTGCTCCTCCTGCTGTCAGACCAGCAGCGCCATTGAGATTGAGAACCTGGGCCAGCTCAAGTGCCTGAAGACCCCTCCCATATCAACCCCCACCTCTCCTACCACCGCCCCCGCTGCCTCCCTGGAGGCGTGGCTGCAGACAGTGGTGCCGGTGAAGCAGAACTGCAGAGCCAATGAGCCGTGCTCTACCTACGGCGACTGCGTCTGCGAGGAAAACTGCGGGAAGGAGGCGCTGAGCCGCTGGCTGCTGCAGCAAGAGGGGCGGGACAAGAACGGAGTCCCTGTGGCCAAGAATGCCCCGCCCACTGCCAAGAACATCCCGCCCACCATGTTCCACAGAGAGCAGGAGCAAAAG GTTCAGGCCATCCTGGAGGCCTGGCTCCACCCCAGCACCACCTCCTCCTGTAGAACCTCCCCTCCTACCGCCTGGGTGACTCCTGAGGAGAACACCAAGATGGTCCACAGCTCCCAGTTCCagccttcctcctcttctccgTTCCAGCATCCTCTGGATCCGAACCTCTGGGTGCTGCCAGGGAAAACTTCTGCTCCGGAATCAGGAGGTCCGGCCTGTCCAGCTGAGGAGGACAAGTGGCTGCTGAAGAAGAGGAGTCAGGCTCAG gAGCGCTTGGTTCTGCCCACAGTCTGTGACCTGTTCTCCTGCATGAAGGTGGGCGGAGACAAAGACAAATGGCTGCACAGGGGTCCCGTACAG ATGTGA
- the ncoa4 gene encoding nuclear receptor coactivator 4 isoform X2 produces the protein MRMPLMEAEVVPASGLNQCQQAQDQLENAINGVMKAEQQLRENAREVRSELQSCVSRQQEALRCREVWLLGQIELLEQVKTETLQQQLHQLHRLRGQFDVISHQLQSSNSSNDLNNQLTSCMEKLSSLNLTPEETPEMSFHADTRSLRQAITSFGSITAQLVEGVSCQSPTFQSCPIADNKQNEMAVLGDWLLGTRPTSSSTPISYQSSKNPQDWLLSHKESKTSCPVLASMDFLQAWGQLRDLEAWLLQDQNQNPVIRERTNSSSSSSSISIEKIDESEFIIPFEEEEEELSDWLITPPTVAVETRSDAERWRRVLKPFEDGWSSSEWLVEPPRQECSSCCQTSSAIEIENLGQLKCLKTPPISTPTSPTTAPAASLEAWLQTVVPVKQNCRANEPCSTYGDCVCEENCGKEALSRWLLQQEGRDKNGVPVAKNAPPTAKNIPPTMFHREQEQKVQAILEAWLHPSTTSSCRTSPPTAWVTPEENTKMVHSSQFQPSSSSPFQHPLDPNLWVLPGKTSAPESGGPACPAEEDKWLLKKRSQAQERLVLPTVCDLFSCMKVGGDKDKWLHRGPVQM, from the exons ATGAG GATGCCACTGATGGAGGCGGAGGTGGTGCCAGCCAGCGGGCTGAACCAGTGCCAGCAGGCCCAGGATCAGCTGGAGAACGCCATCAACGGCGTTATGAAGGCCgagcagcagctcagagagaATGCCAGAGAG GTGCGCTCGGAGCTGCAGAGCTGCGTGAGCCGCCAGCAGGAGGCGCTGCGCTGCAGGGAGGTGTGGCTGCTCGGACAGATTGAGCTGCTGGAACAAGTTAAGACGGAAACTTTGCAACAGCAGCTGCACCAGCTTCACCGG CTCAGAGGTCAGTTTGACGTCATCTCCCATCAGCTGCAGAGCTCTAACAGCAGCAACGACCTGAACAACCAGCTGACCAGTTGCATGGAGAA GTTGTCCTCTCTGAACCTGACACCCGAAGAAACACCTGAGATGAGTTTCCATGCCGACACTCGCTCTCTGAGGCAGGCCATCACCTCGTTCGGCAGCATCACTGCGCAG CTAGTGGAGGGCGTGTCCTGTCAGAGCCCCACCTTTCAGAGTTGTCCCATCGCAGACAACAAGCAG AATGAGATGGCGGTTCTGGGCGACTGGCTGCTGGGAACCCGTCCAACAAGCAGCAGCACTCCTATTAGTTACCAGTCTAGCAAGAACCCTCAGGATTGGCTGCTGTCTCACAAGGAGAGCAAG aCTTCCTGTCCCGTCCTGGCCTCGATGGACTTCTTGCAGGCCTGGGGCCAGCTCAGAGACCTAGAGGCTTGGCTccttcaggaccagaaccagaaccctgTCATCAGGGAGAggaccaacagcagcagcagcagctcctccaTCTCCATCGAGAAGATTGACGAATCAGAATTCATCATTCCGtttgaggaagaggaggaagagctaAGTGACTGGCTCATTACCCCGCCCACTGTTGCCGTGGAGACCAGGTCAGATGCAGAGCGGTGGCGGCGCGTGCTGAAGCCCTTCGAGGACGGCTGGTCATCCAGCGAGTGGCTGGTGGAGCCGCCCCGGCAGGAGTGCTCCTCCTGCTGTCAGACCAGCAGCGCCATTGAGATTGAGAACCTGGGCCAGCTCAAGTGCCTGAAGACCCCTCCCATATCAACCCCCACCTCTCCTACCACCGCCCCCGCTGCCTCCCTGGAGGCGTGGCTGCAGACAGTGGTGCCGGTGAAGCAGAACTGCAGAGCCAATGAGCCGTGCTCTACCTACGGCGACTGCGTCTGCGAGGAAAACTGCGGGAAGGAGGCGCTGAGCCGCTGGCTGCTGCAGCAAGAGGGGCGGGACAAGAACGGAGTCCCTGTGGCCAAGAATGCCCCGCCCACTGCCAAGAACATCCCGCCCACCATGTTCCACAGAGAGCAGGAGCAAAAG GTTCAGGCCATCCTGGAGGCCTGGCTCCACCCCAGCACCACCTCCTCCTGTAGAACCTCCCCTCCTACCGCCTGGGTGACTCCTGAGGAGAACACCAAGATGGTCCACAGCTCCCAGTTCCagccttcctcctcttctccgTTCCAGCATCCTCTGGATCCGAACCTCTGGGTGCTGCCAGGGAAAACTTCTGCTCCGGAATCAGGAGGTCCGGCCTGTCCAGCTGAGGAGGACAAGTGGCTGCTGAAGAAGAGGAGTCAGGCTCAG gAGCGCTTGGTTCTGCCCACAGTCTGTGACCTGTTCTCCTGCATGAAGGTGGGCGGAGACAAAGACAAATGGCTGCACAGGGGTCCCGTACAG ATGTGA